The Synchiropus splendidus isolate RoL2022-P1 chromosome 1, RoL_Sspl_1.0, whole genome shotgun sequence genome includes a window with the following:
- the LOC128752709 gene encoding growth hormone receptor-like isoform X2 translates to MEDFSCWWHPLTNLSDAEQPAYVLTYSIADGPRHECPDYKTSGPDSCHFDRRHTTIWQIFCMNVTAITARGNYTSPVHCLDVADIVQMEAPVNLTSKLVAMGGDEVGHSAELSWSYPVPSDIQNGWITLEYELQYRRVGETNNWKEKSSLHEPQVQLIGLPVSDYVVRVRCRSTASKLWSNWSATLLMSVPAQQPSGKFLALILVMSIGVVALLVVMFGIIPQSKRIKDFFLPPIPKPRIIGIDPLLLKKGHFAEINRHLSSFHGYHQPIYSEEIWDCVSADIDVFIKAPKNYQDPSDPAYWETGALVVPSDVTPSTDSQQLLAQNSFAPNMSAYCSSPQVAFAPASDAALPWPQIVTLPGTEYSMMGGAGVSLPEPTPAPPLQPPQDFYSCVHVIKDGGEVHLVPCLPSPAHCSDAASSTQEEDNEKMRQKEEGEKSNTFTPLLLTTNLDLDTEYS, encoded by the exons ATGGAGGACTTCAGCTGCTGGTGGCATCCACTGACCAACCTGAGCGACGCTGAGCAGCCCGCATACGTGCTGACGTATTCCATAGC TGACGGGCCTCGACATGAGTGTCCAGACTACAAGACATCGGGTCCAGACAGTTGTCATTTTGACCGAAGGCACACAACCATATGGCAAATTTTCTGCATGAATGTGACGGCAATAACGGCGCGAGGCAACTACACCTCCCCGGTGCACTGTCTGGATGTGGCCGACATCG TCCAGATGGAGGCGCCGGTCAACCTGACCTCTAAGTTGGTGGCCATGGGTGGGGATGAGGTGGGTCACAGTGCAGAGCTGTCGTGGTCGTACCCGGTGCCGTCGGACATCCAGAATGGCTGGATCACTCTTGAGTATGAGTTGCAGTACCGCCGTGTCGGGGAGACCAACAACTGGAAG GAGAAATCGTCTCTGCACGAGCCTCAAGTCCAACTCATCGGCCTCCCTGTCAGCGACTATGTGGTCAGAGTTCGTTGTCGTTCCACAGCATCTAAGCTCTGGAGCAACTGGAGCGCCACACTGCTCATGAGCGTCCCGGCACAGCAGCCATCAG GAAAGTTTCTGGCTCTGATTCTGGTGATGAGCATCGGCGTCGTCGCGCTGCTAGTTGTCATGTTTGGAATCATCCCGCAGAGCAAGCG AATAAAAGACTTCTTCCTGCCACCTATTCCAAAACCCAGAATAATTGGCATTGATCCACTTCTGCTGAAG AAAGGACACTTTGCCGAGATAAATCGCCACCTCAGCAGTTTCCACGGTTACCATCAGCCCATCTACTCTGAAGAAATCTGGGATTGCGTGAGTGCTGACATTGATGTTTTCATCAAGGCTCCGAAGAACTACCAGGACCCGTCTGACCCGGCCTACTGGGAGACGGGTGCTTTGGTGGTACCATCTGATGTGACGCCCTCCACGGACAGCCAGCAGCTCCTTGCACAGAACTCATTTGCTCCGAACATGTCGGCATACTGTTCCTCCCCCCAGGTAGCCTTCGCGCCAGCGAGTGATGCGGCCTTGCCTTGGCCGCAGATCGTAACTCTGCCGGGGACTGAGTACAGCATGATGGGAGGAGCCGGGGTCTCGCTACCCGAGCCCACCCCGGCCCCGCCCCTGCAGCCCCCGCAGGACTTCTACAGTTGCGTGCATGTGATAAAGGACGGCGGCGAGGTTCACCTGGTGCCATGTCTGCCATCTCCGGCTCACTGTAGTGACGCCGCCTCCTCCACTCAGGAAGAAGACAATGAGAAGATGAGACAGAAAGAAGAGGGGGAGAAGAGCAACACCTTCACTCCTCTGCTGCTCACCACCAACCTGGACTTGGACACAGAATACTCATAG
- the LOC128752709 gene encoding growth hormone receptor-like isoform X1 yields the protein MLQLLLCLLPLVRPSQGVSRPSTVLDKHQLLGEATSRPLIHLCRSRNMEDFSCWWHPLTNLSDAEQPAYVLTYSIADGPRHECPDYKTSGPDSCHFDRRHTTIWQIFCMNVTAITARGNYTSPVHCLDVADIVQMEAPVNLTSKLVAMGGDEVGHSAELSWSYPVPSDIQNGWITLEYELQYRRVGETNNWKEKSSLHEPQVQLIGLPVSDYVVRVRCRSTASKLWSNWSATLLMSVPAQQPSGKFLALILVMSIGVVALLVVMFGIIPQSKRIKDFFLPPIPKPRIIGIDPLLLKKGHFAEINRHLSSFHGYHQPIYSEEIWDCVSADIDVFIKAPKNYQDPSDPAYWETGALVVPSDVTPSTDSQQLLAQNSFAPNMSAYCSSPQVAFAPASDAALPWPQIVTLPGTEYSMMGGAGVSLPEPTPAPPLQPPQDFYSCVHVIKDGGEVHLVPCLPSPAHCSDAASSTQEEDNEKMRQKEEGEKSNTFTPLLLTTNLDLDTEYS from the exons ATGTTGCAGTTGCTTCTCTGTCTGCTGCCGCTGGTGAGGCCCAGCCAAGGTGTGAGCCGCCCCTCGACAGTCCTCGACAAGCATCAGC TTCTGGGGGAAGCGACATCGAGGCCACTCATTCACTTGTGCCGCTCTCGGAACATGGAGGACTTCAGCTGCTGGTGGCATCCACTGACCAACCTGAGCGACGCTGAGCAGCCCGCATACGTGCTGACGTATTCCATAGC TGACGGGCCTCGACATGAGTGTCCAGACTACAAGACATCGGGTCCAGACAGTTGTCATTTTGACCGAAGGCACACAACCATATGGCAAATTTTCTGCATGAATGTGACGGCAATAACGGCGCGAGGCAACTACACCTCCCCGGTGCACTGTCTGGATGTGGCCGACATCG TCCAGATGGAGGCGCCGGTCAACCTGACCTCTAAGTTGGTGGCCATGGGTGGGGATGAGGTGGGTCACAGTGCAGAGCTGTCGTGGTCGTACCCGGTGCCGTCGGACATCCAGAATGGCTGGATCACTCTTGAGTATGAGTTGCAGTACCGCCGTGTCGGGGAGACCAACAACTGGAAG GAGAAATCGTCTCTGCACGAGCCTCAAGTCCAACTCATCGGCCTCCCTGTCAGCGACTATGTGGTCAGAGTTCGTTGTCGTTCCACAGCATCTAAGCTCTGGAGCAACTGGAGCGCCACACTGCTCATGAGCGTCCCGGCACAGCAGCCATCAG GAAAGTTTCTGGCTCTGATTCTGGTGATGAGCATCGGCGTCGTCGCGCTGCTAGTTGTCATGTTTGGAATCATCCCGCAGAGCAAGCG AATAAAAGACTTCTTCCTGCCACCTATTCCAAAACCCAGAATAATTGGCATTGATCCACTTCTGCTGAAG AAAGGACACTTTGCCGAGATAAATCGCCACCTCAGCAGTTTCCACGGTTACCATCAGCCCATCTACTCTGAAGAAATCTGGGATTGCGTGAGTGCTGACATTGATGTTTTCATCAAGGCTCCGAAGAACTACCAGGACCCGTCTGACCCGGCCTACTGGGAGACGGGTGCTTTGGTGGTACCATCTGATGTGACGCCCTCCACGGACAGCCAGCAGCTCCTTGCACAGAACTCATTTGCTCCGAACATGTCGGCATACTGTTCCTCCCCCCAGGTAGCCTTCGCGCCAGCGAGTGATGCGGCCTTGCCTTGGCCGCAGATCGTAACTCTGCCGGGGACTGAGTACAGCATGATGGGAGGAGCCGGGGTCTCGCTACCCGAGCCCACCCCGGCCCCGCCCCTGCAGCCCCCGCAGGACTTCTACAGTTGCGTGCATGTGATAAAGGACGGCGGCGAGGTTCACCTGGTGCCATGTCTGCCATCTCCGGCTCACTGTAGTGACGCCGCCTCCTCCACTCAGGAAGAAGACAATGAGAAGATGAGACAGAAAGAAGAGGGGGAGAAGAGCAACACCTTCACTCCTCTGCTGCTCACCACCAACCTGGACTTGGACACAGAATACTCATAG
- the dusp27 gene encoding serine/threonine/tyrosine-interacting-like protein 2, which produces MASSTHSQDVTLPAEDEEAAQSVQDVQSHYLRCPSPSFSMMSESRFSAISGSDAASIFMEPIHLSSAVAAKKIINEELPPRSPRAESIPESLLESAEQLMVEDLYNRVRDMMDDRSPYNTPCVLDLQRALVQDRLEAPVNPVDEVWPNIFIAEKAVAVNKARLKRMGITHILNAAHGTGVYTGQSFYTGMNITYLGIEVDDFPDVDISIHFRSTAEFLDEALLTHKGKVLVVSMMGSSRSAILVASYLMIFQHMSILEALTAIRKKRAINPNEGFLKQLRELNETLMEERDDDDDTLSQCSVIDARTRAQIFGESVDDGDDTEREDDQSMISVKAQSIMLEEEEDAESVMSSMASSAAALLNRVEAKQNGTSSGDASGDLPLPEAMDPNEEDEGLDKMIRDWQRRNEVFQNEEWWEAQLNSDGEEESIDGQWTKKNSIDTESVTSEEVQALKSRLKQRCKRPPSDTMSTSSCMSYSDLWKQRLQEIEEEAARRYRSKDEEKSGGTEEAKSTIDDEVASIMSDTTSMFNFCQKNKEKMTPLERWRVKRIHFGWNKKDREDGEKSSVADGEKGETEARVPNLEDVNLTAYQAWKRQQQKRYGEENTEEILEMSRGEDSAAAKRRQRREELLERSRKTLEESQSLCGWEEDSCVSGGTVPLSAFWAGAGVTGTPSVANDDNMSMLSGRSSIISSVSQPRSSRSAHSVAPTLPPILPVPTVQGPGGEPMVNLSSIQNWIANVVTETIKQKQSEMSLPPPSRASSEVSYAPAMPGRPTEDDRTSMLSGASYSSALNRGKTASVFSDSRASSALTGKGSVLTSGKSKITTTSVPLFSLFQDQVDLNKLDAIEKEIQSEMRGKMATYERKKILADNKRSTMYKKKKPKEEDEEEDEEAEKRKEEEFLKEVKKKPARSHGLSGCLNLNPALERDKNMNIDDWLRSVRPPPGKLEADQSEDLYDDLDASASMLDFSPHQDSDDEEFLTSARRPRLQGLRDEEYSRFVPSSRGVYGDREESYQEYSTKPVGSRHRDNEEEEEDDVAAFIAQTRQRVRARAAAEADDDEVLTAWRAQLESKSRGADSQNK; this is translated from the exons ATGGCGTCCTCCACCCACAGCCAGGACGTCACGCTCCCGGCAGAAGATGAGGAGGCAGCACAGAGTGTCCAAGATGTCCAATCCCACTACCTGAGATGCCCATCCCCCAG CTTCTCCATGATGTCGGAGTCCAGATTTTCTGCCATTTCGGGTTCCGATGCAGCCAGCATCTTCATGGAGCCTATTCACCTGTCATCGGCTGTGGCAGCTAAGAAGATCATAAATGAGG AACTCCCTCCGAGGAGTCCCCGAGCCGAGTCAATTCCTGAGTCACTGCTGGAGAGCGCAGAGCAGCTGATGGTGGAGGACCTGTACAACCGTGTCCGAGACATGATGGACGATCGCAGCCCCTATAACACGCCCTGCGTGCTGGACCTGCAGAGGGCTCTGGTGCAGGACCGACTTGAAGCTCCAGTGAACCCAGTGGATGAAGTGTGGCCCAACATCTTCATTGCAGAGAA GGCGGTTGCGGTCAACAAGGCTCGACTGAAGCGGATGGGCATCACTCACATCCTGAACGCCGCGCACGGCACCGGCGTGTACACGGGCCAGTCTTTCTACACCGGAATGAACATCACTTacctgggcatcgaggtggacGACTTCCCAGATGTGGACATCTCCATTCACTTCAGGTCCACGGCTGAATTCCTGGACGAAGCGCTGCTCACTCATAAAG GTAAAGTGTTGGTGGTCTCCATGATGGGCTCGAGTCGCTCTGCGATTCTGGTGGCTTCCTACCTGATGATCTTCCAGCACATGAGCATCCTAGAGGCGCTGACCGCCATCAGGAAGAAACGCGCCATCAACCCCAACGAAGGCTTCCTGAAGCAGCTGCGCGAGCTCAACGAGACGTTGATGGAGGAGCGAGATGATGACGACGACACTCTCAGTCAGTGCTCCGTCATCGACGCACGGACAAGGGCTCAGATTTTCGGCGAAAGTGTGGACGACGGCGACGACACAGAAAGAGAGGATGATCAAAGTATGATCAGCGTGAAGGCGCAGTCCAtcatgctggaggaggaggaggacgcggAGAGCGTTATGAGCAGCATGGCATCCTCCGCTGCTGCTCTTCTGAACAGGGTGGAGGCAAAACAGAACGGCACATCCTCGGGAGATGCTTCAGGGGACCTTCCTCTTCCAGAAGCCATGGACCccaatgaagaagatgaaggctTGGATAAGATGATTCGAGACTGGCAGCGAAGGAACGAAGTCTTTCAAAATGAGGAGTGGTGGGAAGCACAACTGAACAGTGATGGCGAGGAAGAGTCCATCGATGGACAATGGACGAAAAAGAACAGCATTGACACGGAGAGTGTCACCAGTGAAGAAGTGCAGGCACTGAAGAGTCGGCTGAAGCAGCGATGCAAACGTCCACCATCTGACACCATGTCCACGTCCAGCTGCATGAGCTACTCGGACCTGTGGAAGCAGAGACTGCAGGAGATTGAGGAGGAGGCAGCAAGACGCTACCGCAGTAAGGATGAGGAGAAGAGCGGCGGAACAGAGGAAGCCAAGAGCACAATTGACGACGAGGTGGCGAGCATCATGTCAGACACCACATCCATGTTTAACTTCTGCCAAAAGAACAAGGAGAAGATGACGCCGCTGGAGCGTTGGCGTGTCAAGAGAATCCACTTTGGCTGGAACAAGAAAGATCGGGAAGATGGGGAGAAGAGCTCTGTGGCAGATGGAGAGAAGGGTGAGACGGAGGCAAGGGTGCCGAATTTAGAGGATGTGAATTTGACAGCATACCAGGCCTGGAAGCGACAGCAGCAGAAGCGCTACGGAGAGGAAAATACAGAAGAGATCCTGGAGATGAGCCGTGGTGAAGACTCGGCTGCGGCAAAACGACGACAAAGACGAGAGGAACTGCTGGAGAGATCCAGGAAGACGCTGGAGGAGAGCCAGTCTCTTTGTGGATGGGAGGAGGACAGTTGTGTCAGTGGTGGCACCGTACCACTGTCTGCCTTCTGGGCCGGGGCGGGTGTGACGGGAACCCCGAGTGTGGCGAATGATGACAACATGTCCATGTTGAGCGGCCGCTCCTCCATCATCTCTTCAGTGTCACAACCGCGCAGCTCCAGATCCGCACATTCTGTGGCGCCCACTTTACCCCCCATCCTCCCAGTCCCCACTGTCCAAGGTCCTGGAGGGGAGCCGATGGTAAATCTGTCCAGCATACAGAACTGGATCGCCAATGTGGTCACGGAAACAATTAAGCAGAAGCAAAGTGAGATGAGCCTCCCGCCTCCGTCGCGAGCTTCGTCTGAGGTCAGCTATGCCCCAGCAATGCCTGGTCGCCCAACAGAAGATGACAGGACATCCATGTTGAGCGGCGCCTCCTATTCCAGCGCCCTGAATCGTGGCAAGACAGCATCAGTCTTCTCTGACAGCAGAGCAAGTAGTGCCCTGACAGGCAAAGGATCGGTGCTGACCTCTGGGAAGTCCAAGATTACAACAACAAGCGTCCCTCTCTTCAGCCTCttccaggaccaggtggacctAAACAAACTGGATGCCATTGAGAAGGAGATTCAATCGGAGATGCGAGGCAAGATGGCCACCTATGAGAGGAAAAAGATCCTGGCTGATAACAAGCGTAGCACCATGtacaagaagaagaaaccaaaggaagaagatgaggaggaggatgaagaagcagagaaaCGCAAGGAGGAAGAGTTCCTCAAAGAGGTCAAGAAGAAACCAGCTCGGAGTCACGGCCTGTCAGGCTGTCTTAACCTGAACCCGGCGCTGGAGAGAGACAAGAACATGAACATCGATGACTGGCTGCGGAGCGTCCGCCCACCGCCAGGAAAGCTAGAAGCTGATCAGTCTGAGGACCTGTATGACGACTTGGATGCCTCAGCCTCCATGCTGGACTTCTCCCCTCATCAGGACTCGGACGATGAGGAATTCCTGACCTCTGCACGGAGGCCCAGGCTGCAGGGCCTCAGGGATGAGGAGTATTCTCGCTTCGTCCCGAGCAGCCGGGGGGTGTATGGTGACAGAGAGGAGTCTTACCAAGAGTACTCGACAAAACCTGTGGGAAGTAGACACAGAGacaatgaagaggaggaggaagatgacgtCGCTGCATTCATTGCTCAAACGCGACAAAGAGTCCGAGCTCGTGCTGCCGCTGAAGCAGATGACGATGAAGTGCTCACGGCCTGGCGTGCCCAGCTCGAGTCCAAGTCCCGCGGGGCAGACTCCCAAAACAAGTGA